In Aedes albopictus strain Foshan chromosome 3, AalbF5, whole genome shotgun sequence, the following are encoded in one genomic region:
- the LOC109411178 gene encoding protein suppressor of white apricot yields the protein MNDSRWSANVALRSGLGAREQSGSSGGGGSSLSAGGKMQHSSGAGGGSGGSLGMNNGESGILRKPGHHHHHHHFYHQDNFADLLVFGYSCKVFRDDEKARFIDQGRHLIPWMGDNQLKIDRYDARGALHDLSQHEPPLGGYGNRFDCLPPAEQRAEQLCEEERYYSLYANEVEEEIEQEEAAKRAAAAGAQIAFDYDAPAATVVGPEPAAPGDDDENSCDPPFVAPANFEIPSELDVPDTMKEHAIIEKTAKFIASQDSQMEILLRAKQAANPQFGFLSPGGRLYRYYRHMLMAIKTNQYPEEVPEEEANGAEEATEDAAAAAEPSPEKPTVVVPTIKYKPSIDCAYTQLISKITGAPIPTKDKAEEDLTNESGSPSSTTVQPSELELAPEVPKVSTGLAGLVQYDSDSEESGNEAVEEKKEKKPEPEMVRREITFSGKLPPEIFQHVIEKTATYVAKNGYSFEDALRTKNDPRFLFLRKDHEFYPFYAFRVRYLISPFEEVPKSPEKVTITREIENGTVVETPSIGIKTVNTAAPLPVPAPQTQIQANKPGGAVCFSIKSKDDATVAALKSSNVAQELGGGDEEEQESKKEPEKEKEKERSKSPVPMVEAAEPVKEPSEEKEKVEEEVKTIVKSSTPPPVVVVVPPVEELKSSTPPLEDCKPPIVVSTTPPDSTAADNTSKDQKRLEDRIKDKLAVAARERLASITKEKQLQLERKKRASMFLSLINKNEPDQTVDEPPPAKKPALETTPEPESFTAQETAAKNGLELLKNQFSDQEDEKGDGDGDDGNESSDSSEMSVHSIPSVSDSPDSKQAPSSADDDVVFVAEDNDGGRPSRSRTRSKSISVSGSSKPKKRKHKHKSKSKKSKKKKTASSRSRSRTPSKKTKRKRSRSRSKSSRRSRSRSPPMEKDSSKKKKKKSKKKSHKHSKTSRSSSTSRHHHKKEHRETEERDSDYWV from the exons ATGAACGATAGCCGGTGGTCAGCGAACGTTGCTTTGAGAAGTGGCTTGGGAGCTAGAGAACAGAGTGGTAGCAGTGGAGGAGGAGGATCGTCGCTCTCTGCGGGAGGCAAGATGCAGCATTCTAGCGGAGCGGGTGGCGGAAGCGGCGGCTCCCTAGGGATGAACAATGGCGAGTCGGGAATCCTGCGCAAGCCGGGccatcaccaccatcatcatcatttctATCATCAGGACAACTTCGCCGACCTGCTGGTGTTCGGGTACTCGTGCAAGGTCTTCCGGGACGACGAGAAGGCCCGGTTCATCGATCAGGGCCGGCACCTGATTCCGTGGATGGGCGACAATCAGTTGAAGATAGACAG ATACGATGCCCGAGGAGCCCTGCATGACCTGTCGCAGCACGAACCCCCCCTGGGAGGCTACGGGAACCGGTTCGATTGTCTGCCGCCGGCCGAGCAACGAGCCGAGCAGCTGTGCGAAGAGGAACGATACTATAGTCTGTACGCCAACGAGGTGGAGGAGGAAATAGAGCAGG AGGAAGCGGCCAAACGGGCGGCCGCTGCCGGTGCCCAGATCGCCTTCGATTACGATGCACCTGCCGCAACGGTGGTCGGTCCGGAACCGGCAGCCCCCGGTGACGACGACGAAAACAGTTGCGATCCACCTTTCGTCGCTCCGGCCAACTTTGAAATCCCGTCCGAGCTGGACGTGCCGGACACGATGAAGGAACACGCCATCATTGAAAAGACTGCCAAATTTATCGCCTCCCAGGATTCGCAGATGGAGATTCTGCTCCGGGCGAAGCAAGCCGCCAATCCGCAGTTTGGATTTCTGAGCCCGGGTGGGCGCCTGTACCGATACTATCGTCACATGTTGATGGCCATCAAGACCAATCAGTACCCCGAGGAGGTACCGGAAGAAG AAGCAAATGGTGCAGAGGAAGCGACGGAAGATGCCGCAGCAGCCGCCGAACCGTCCCCAGAGAAGCCTACCGTGGTTGTTCCGACCATAAAGTACAAACCATCGATCGATTGTGCCTACACACAGTTGATAAGCAAGATCACCGGGGCTCCGATTCCCACCAAGGACAAAGCCGAGGAAGATCTGACCAATGAATCTGGTTCACCAAGCTCGACCACTGTTCAGCCGAGCGAGTTGGAACTTGCGCCGGAAGTGCCGAAGGTTTCCACCGGTTTGGCAGGGCTTGTGCAGTACGACTCGGACAGTGAGGAAAGTGGGAACGAAGCCGTGGAAGAGAAGAAGGAAAAGAAACCGGAGCCGGAAATGGTGCGGAGGGAGATCACATTCAGCGGTAAACTTCCTCCGGAAATATTCCAACACGTGATTGAGAAAACGGCAACGTATGTGGCCAAAAATGGGTACAGCTTCGAGGACGCTCTGCGAACGAAGAATGATCCGCGATTCCTGTTCCTCCGGAAGGACCACGAATTCTATCCGTTCTACGCCTTCCGGGTCCGGTATTTGATCAGCCCGTTCGAGGAGGTACCGAAAAGTCCGGAAAAAGTGACCATTACGCGCGAGATCGAGAATGGAACAGTGGTGGAAACGCCCAGCATCGGCATCAAGACTGTCAACACGGCTGCTCCGCTTCCGGTTCCGGCGCCGCAGACCCAGATTCAGGCAAACAAGCCGGGCGGGGCGGTGTGCTTTTCGATCAAGAGCAAAGATGACGCCACCGTAGCTGCGCTGAAGTCCTCGAACGTCGCGCAGGAACTTGGCGGAGGAGATGAAGAGGAACAGGAATCGAAGAAAGAGCCGGAAAAGGAAAAGGAGAAGGAGAGGAGTAAGTCACCAGTTCCGATGGTAGAAGCTGCGGAACCTGTGAAAGAGCCATCGGAGGAAAAAGAGAAAGTCGAAGAAGAAGTTAAAACTATTGTAAAGAGTAGCACTCCGCCTCCGGTGGTTGTGGTCGTTCCACCGGTGGAGGAACTGAAGAG ctccaCTCCACCTCTGGAAGATTGCAAGCCACCTATCGTCGTCAGCACCACACCCCCGGACAGTACCGCAGCAGACAACACTTCCAAAGATCAGAAACGCTTAGAAGATCGCATCAAGGACAAGCTAGCCGTAGCGGCCCGCGAAAGGCTGGCTTCCATCACCAAGGAGAAGCAACTACAACTGGAACGAAAGAAAAGGGCCAGCATGTTTCTTAGCTTGATCAATAAAAACGAACCGGATCAGACCGTCGACGAACCGCCCCCAGCCAAAAAGCCTGCTCTGGAAACGACACCCGAACCCGAATCATTCACCGCCCAAGAAACAGCAGCCAAGAACGGGCTCGAACTGTTAAAGAATCAGTTCTCCGATCAGGAAGACGAGAAGGGAGATGGGGACGGCGACGACGGAAACGAAAGCAGTGACAGTTCGGAGATGTCGGTGCATTCGATCCCTTCGGTCAGCGACAGTCCCGACTCGAAGCAAGCACCCAGCAGTGCCGATGACGATGTGGTCTTTGTGGCGGAGGACAATGACGGCGGTAGACCGTCCCGATCCCGAACGCGATCGAAGTCCATTTCCGTTTCGGGTAGTAGCAAACCCAAAAAGCGAAAGCACAAACACAAAAGCAAGAGtaagaaatccaagaagaaaaaAACCGCCTCGAGTAGGAGTCGCAGCCGGACGCCGAGCAAGAAGACCAAGCGAAAGCGTAGCCGAAGTCGGTCGAAAAGTTCGCGACGATCTCGGAGTAGATCTCCTCCGATGGAGAAGGATTCttcgaaaaagaaaaagaagaagagcaAAAAGAAGAGTCACAAGCATAGTAAAACTTCTCGGTCGTCTTCGACGTCGCGACACCATCATAAAAAAGAACATCGGGAGACAGAAGAGCGAGATTCGGATTATTGGGTGTAG
- the LOC109411166 gene encoding inositol oxygenase: MRIIVEEHPNILDVSELLRPEKSFTDKDVSKFRDYTVDDNDPLKERVRRTYKLMHTHQTVDFVKGRHAEWLKFDHFKANIRDALEKLNDLVDESDPDLDLPNIVHAFQTAERAREEYPEWDWLHLTGLIHDLGKVMAFYGEPQWAVVGDTFPVGCEWGPSIVYREDSFVDNVDGANPKYNTKCGMYQPKCGLQNLTMSWGHDEYLYRVLKHNKSTLPDQALYMIRYHSFYPWHSGGDYGHLTTEKDEEIKNWVLLFNRYDLYTKSTKKPDMEALWPYYQGLIDKYCPGELEW; this comes from the exons CATCCCAACATATTGGACGTTTCCGAGCTACTTCGGCCGGAGAAAAGCTTCACCGACAAAGATGTGTCCAAGTTTCGAGACTACACCGTGGACGATAACGATCCACTGAAGGAGCGTGTCCGCAGGACCTACAAGCTGATGCATACCCACCAGACGGTGGACTTCGTTAAAG GTCGCCACGCAGAATGGCTCAAGTTCGATCACTTCAAGGCCAACATCAGGGATGCGCTGGAGAAGCTGAACGACCTGGTTGACGAGTCCGATCCGGATCTGGACCTGCCCAATATTGTGCATGCCTTCCAGACGGCGGAACGAGCCCGCGAAGAGTACCCGGAGTGGGACTGGCTACACCTGACGGGACTGATCCATGACCTGGGCAAAGTGATGGCCTTCTACGGTGAACCGCAGTGGGCCGTCGTTGGAGACACCTTTCCAGTTGGCTGCGAATGGGGTCCAAGTATCGTCTACCGGGAGGACAGCTTCGTCGATAACGTTGACGGAGCGAATCCTAAGTACAA CACCAAGTGTGGAATGTATCAACCCAAGTGTGGCCTGCAGAATCTGACCATGTCCTGGGGTCATGACGAGTATCTATATCGGGTACTGAAGCACAACAAGAGTACGCTGCCGGACCAAGCGCTTTACATGATCCGTTACCACTCGTTCTACCCATGGCATTCGGGCGGAGACTACGGACACCTGACCACGGAGAAAGACGAGGAGATCAAGAACTGGGTACTGCTGTTCAA CCGTTACGACCTGTACACCAAGAGTACGAAGAAGCCGGACATGGAAGCACTCTGGCCCTACTACCAAGGACTGATCGACAAGTATTGTCCGGGCGAACTGGAATGGTGA